Genomic DNA from Catellatospora sp. TT07R-123:
CCACCGGGCCCGGGGCCGGGTCAGGTGCCCGACGACGCCCGACGCCCGGTACAGCAGTGCGATGACCAGCAGGCACAGCACCATGACGACGGCGAACCCGGCGATCCCGGGCAACGGCGGGTAGCCCTGCTTGGGCACCACCAGCCGCGCCACGGAGAAGATCGTGGTCACGGCGAGGATCAGCCCGAACGGCGCCGCGCCGGGCCGCCCGGCCCACACGTGCCAGATCAGCACCAGGAACCCCAGCGCCCGCAGCAGCGCCCACCCGGTACGGATGAACAGGCTGTAACCGCCGTCCTCGGCGTAGTACCAGTTCAGCCACTCAACGGCGGCGGTGACCAGCGCCGTGAGCACCAGCAGCACCGCCAGCACGCGGACGGAGGCGGGGCGGGGTGCGGAAGTATCCGGCGCTGCGGTCACCCGTCCATGATGCGCAGCGGGGACAATGGATGCCATGTGCCGCAGCATCAAGACCCTTCGCCCGCCGTTCCAGGAGATCGTCACCGAGGACGACATGCACGCCGCCGCGCTGCAGTACGTCCGCAAGATCTCCGGTTTCCGCGCCCCGGCCGCCCACAACGCCCAGGCCTTCGAGGACGCCGTGGCGGCCGTCACCGCCGCCACCGCGACCCTGCTCGCCACCCTCCAGGTCCGCCGCTGACCGCGTCCCGGTGCGGGGGCGGTCAGAAGTCGCCGCCGCCGAAGTCTCCGCCGAAGTCGTCCATGCCGGGGTCGTAGCCGCCCGGGTCGTAGCCGCCCGCACCGTAGCCGCTGGAGTCGAACCCGCCGGACCCGTCGCCGCCGACCTCGTAGTTGTTCGGGTCGTAGCCGCCGCCCTCGAACGCCGAGGCCGCGTCGCCGCCCTGGTCGGCGCTCTGGTCGGCGCCCTGGTCGGCGGATGCGTCCCCGGCGGCCGCGTCCCCGGCACCGGCGGCGTCGGCGGTCACGTCCGGGGTCAGCGCGTCGTGGACCAGGTCGCCCACGACCATGCCGCCGAGGAAGCCCAGCGCCGCGCCGCCCAGCCCGGCCGCGATCGCCCCGCCCATCCCGGGCCGGTAGCCGCCGTACCGGTAGCCGCCGGGGCCGCCGAACCCGGAGTAGGCGTAGCCGTGGTTGGGGTGGCGCGGCGGCCAGCCCTGCCCGGCGGGCGCCGCGGCGGGCGGGCGCATGAACGCGCCCTGGTCGGCCGGGGCCTGCGCCAGCCGGGCCAGCGCGCCGCGCACCCAGCCGTCGACCAGCTCGATCCAGCGGGCGGCGTCGGCGCCCAGGTCGCGCGACTGCTCGGTGGTGATCCGGTACGTGTCGCCGTGGCCGGACCGGGCGGCCGGTTCGGCGTACACGGTCATGCCCTGCGGGTCCGCGGTGAAGGCGAACATGAGCTGCGGGATCTGCGGTCCCACCGGCTGCCCGGCCGGCACGGGCGCGTAGAACGTGATCGCCTGCCACGGCTGCGGGCCGGGGCGCAGCTCGCTGCGGACGAACCGGCAGCCGATCGTGCCCAGCGCGTCCAGCACCCGCTGGTGGATCTCGGTCGGCTCGACGCCGAGCGGGTCGAAGTCCGTCTTGGCGGACCCGCCCGCCACGCTCACCTGCGTACGCACCCCGACGCCGATGCCGGGCATGGGGTGGCCGTACACGAGCGTCACGGGCACCGCGTACGGCAGGACCAGGTGGAACCCGACCGCCTGCCCCGCGCCGCCGGCCAGCTCCAGCCGCTGCGCGACCGGGAAGCGGGCCAGCTCGAACTCGCCCGACCCGGCCGGGCTGGACGCGACCACCAGCAGGTCCACCGCGCTGATCTCGACCGCGCCGCGCGCGTGCAGCCGCACCTGCCCGGCGAACGGGCCGCCCGGCCGGGCGGTCGGCGTGGCCAGCACGGTGTCGACGTCGACGCCGCCGAAGCCGAGGCTGCTGAGGATCCGTCGCAGAACCATGCGTCCATCATGACCCGAACAGGGCAAACCCGCCCGACTCCGACACAATATCCGCCGACCGCCACCGGGGCCACGGTTTTCGATAGACGTTGGCCTATCACATCGACTGGATCGAGATCGTTTTCGATGTCATAGGCCAACGTCTATGAAAAACCAGGCGGTGAGCGGTGAGGCGGTCGCCCCACTACTCGCCGGGTCAGGCGGAGGCGATGAAGGCGGTGCCGGTGCCGGACAGCTCCAGCCGCGTACCCGCCGCCGCGAACGCCGCCGACCCCGCACCCAGCCGCACCAAACCAGCGCCCGCATCAGCACCGCCCGCGACGATCTCCCCCGCCACGCAGAGCACCAGCCGCGGCCCGTCCAGCTCCAATTCGTGGCGCCCCCCGTCGAGCTGCACCCGGTGCAGGGCGAAGTCGTCCACCGGCACCGGCCACGAGGTCACCCCGTCGCCCGTCTCCACCGGGGCGATCACCATGGGCGCGGCCGACCCGTCGGCGAGCACCGCCAGCAGCTCCGGCACGTTGACGTGCTTGCCGGTCAGCCCGCCGCGCAGCACGTTGTCGCTGGCGGCCATGATCTCGATCCCGGCGCCCTGGACGTACGCGTGCATGACCCCGGCCGGCACCCACAGCCCCTCGCCGGGCCGCAGCGTCAGGTGCGCCAGCAGCAGCGCTACCAGCACGCCGACGTCCCCTGGGAACGCCGCGTCCAGCCGCCGCACCAGCGCGGCCTCGGTCACGGGCAGCCGGTCGGCGGCGTTCACGGCCGCCCGGACCGCTGCGGCCGCGGTGTCGCGGGGCAGCGCGAGCAGCGCCCCGACCGCCGCGACCGGTCCCCGCGCGGCCAGGTCGGCCAGCACCGGGTCCAGCACGGGCACGGCGACGGCGGACAGCAGTTCCCGAGCCTGTCCGGCCGGGCGGAAGCCGCACAGCGCGTCGAACGGGGTGAGCGCGACCAGCAGCTCAGGCTTGTGGTTGCGGTCGACGTAGCTGCGCGCGGGGCTGTCCAGCGCGACGCCCGCGGCGTCCTCGGCGGCGTACCCGGAGCGGGCCCGGTCGAGGTCGGGGTGGGCCTGCAACGACAGCGGCGAGGCCGCCGCCAGGACCTTCATCAGGTACGGCAGCCGCGCCCCGAACCGGTCGGCGGCCGCCCCGAGCAGCCGCTGCGGCGCGTCGGCGATCAGCTCGTCCAGCCCCCGCCCGGCCTCGTCCCGGGACGGGTCGCCGGGGTGGGCGCCGATCCACAGCTCGGCCTCGGGTCCGGCGCTGGGCACGGCCCGGCCCTGCATGGCGGCGATGAACTCGCGCGAGCCCCAGGCGTACGGCCGCACCGCGCAGCGCAGAGCGAACAGCGTCACCTTCACACTCCTGGGGGCACGGCACCGGACCGGCAGCGACACTAGATTCCGCGCGGGCCCGACGGCAAGGCGGGCGCCACGGCCGGGCCTGCTTTGTGAGCAGGCCCATAGCCGTGGGCGCCGGGCAGAGCTGCGCAGGTCAGAGCCGGTGCGCGTCGTCCCCGGTGGTGACACCGCGGGTGTCGAAGAACTCCCGCGCCGCGGCGGCGAGGGCGTCGACGTCGTACTGGCGGTGCTGCTGGACGAGGATGACCAGGTCGGCCTCGGCCACGGCGACCTCCAGGTCGTCGGCGCGCAGGACCTCGACGCCGTTGGCCTCCCAGCGCTGCACGTAGGGGTCGTGGAAGCTGAGTTTGGCGCCGAGTCCGGCCAGGGCGCGGGCCAGGGGCGTGGCCGGGGACTCGCGCTTGTCGGCGATGTTGGGCTTGTACGTGACGCCCAGCAGCAGGACCGAGGCGCCGTTGATGGCCTTGCCGGCGTCGTTGAGGATGTTCTGCGCCCGCCGGGCCACGTAGGCGGGCATGGTCGCGTTGATCTCCTGGGCCAGCTCGACGAACCGGAACGGGTAGCCGAGCTTGGCGCGCACGTTGTGGGACAGGTAGTTCGGGTCGATCGGGATGCAGTGGCCGCCGACGCCGGGGCCGGGGTAGAACGCCTGGAACCCGAACGGCTTGGACGACGCGGCCTTGATCACGTCCCAGAGGTCGATGCCGAGGTGGTGGCAGAACTTCGCCATCTCGTTGACCAGGGCGATGTTGATGTGCCGGTAGGTGTTCTCCAGCAACTTGGCGGTCTCGGCCTCGCGGGTGCCCTTGGTGCGCACGACGGTGGCCACGAACCGGCCGTAGAACGCGGCGGCGGCTTCGGTGCAGGCTTCGGTGTGGCCGCCGACGACCTTCGGGGTGTTGTGCGGGCCGTACTGCTTGTTGCCCGGGTCGATGCGCTCGGGGGAGAACGCGAGGTGGAAGTCGGTCCCGGCGGTCAGGCCGCCTGCTTCCAGGATCGGGCGGACGTATTCGTCGGTCGTGCCGGGGTAGGTGGTCGATTCAAGGATGACGACCATGCCCGGGCGCAGGTTGCGGGCGACCGCGCGGGTCGCGGAGTCGACCGCGCCCAGGTCGGGGCCGCCGTCGGCCGACAGCGGGGTCGGCACGCAGATCACCGCCGTCTTCGCGGACGCGATCTCGGTCTCGTCGGTCGTGGCCCGGAACCCGCCCGCCAGCATCTGCGCGATGTCGGCGTCGGACAGGTCGTCCACGTGCGAACGGCCCTCGTTCAGCGACGTCACCAGCTTCGTGTTGACGTCGTACCCCAACACGGTCAGCCCGGCCTTCACGGCCTCCTGGGCCAGCGGCAGGCCCACGTACCCCAGTCCGAGGATGACCACGTCGACAGCCATGCACCTGCTCCTTCGCGCGTCTCGGCGTGACCCTCGCGGCCGTCCCGAACCGGATTCACGTCGCCGAAGACGCGATCGTAGCCGACCCGGATCCGGCGGCGTCCTCCCGCTACGCCGAGGGTGACCTGGGCAGCGGGACGGCGGTGAGCTCGGGCGGCCGGTACTGCGCGATGGCGCGCCGGGCCACGTCGTTGACCGCCGACGAGTTCACCCAGGCCCCGAGCACGATCCCGGCGAACGGGACGGCCTTCGCGGCGACCTTGCGGACCGCCCGCACCCCGGCCATCCGCGCCAGCCGCCAGCTCAGCTGCGCCATCGCCCGCGCGGTCGACATCCCGGCCACCCGGGCGACGGCGGCGCCGATGTGTTCCCGCCCGGCGGCCACCCCGAGCGCGGCGCGGGCGCCCTCGCCCGCCTTGTGCACCCGCTGGAGCACCAGCAGGTCGGTGGCCCGGTCGGGCACGGTCGGGTCGATGCCGTACACGGCGGCCAGGTGCAGCACCAGGCGGCTCTGCGTCCAGGCCAGCCCGGCCACGTCCAGCACCGCCCCGGGCAGGCCGATCGCGCCGGTCGCCGCCCCGGACAGCCGCCCGTGCCAGCGGAACCGCTGCACCGCGAGCTGCGCCAGCCCGTCGGGATGCATGGACGGGTGGCGCTCGCGCATCGCCCGCGCCCACTGCGCCGCCTGCGGGCCGATCCTGCGGACGGCGGCCAGGGCCAGGTGCTCGGGGGCGTACTGGGGATCGGCGCGCATCGTCTCCCACAGCCCGGCCGGGGGCGACTCGGCGGCGACCTCGACGGTCATCTCAGCACCTCCGCGAGTTCGAGCAGGTACTCGTCGGTGCCGGGGGCGCCCACGAGGCACAGCCCGACCGGCAGGCCGCCGACGCGGGCACCGGGGACGCTCAGGGCGGGCAGGCCCGCCACGCTGGCGATGCCGGTCAGCCCCAGGATCGGGGCCCGCAGCGGGGCGGTGTCGGCGCCGCGCAACGGCGCGGGCTGCGGTGCCGTGGGTATGACCAGAACCGCGCCGGTCAAAACCCGGGCCATCGTGTCGCGCACCGCGCGGATCTGCTCGTCGGCCGCGGCCAGCTGCTCGGCGGTACGGGTCGACGCCACCTGCACCCGCTCGCCGACCCCCGGGCCGAAGACGGGGTTCTCGGCCCGTACCCAGTCGCCGTGTTCCTGCCAGAACTCCCAGCCGGTGCGCACCGCGTAGCCGAACCGGTAGTCGGGGGCGGCCGCGTCGAACAGCGGTTTCCCGTCCACCGGCAGCACCGCCCGCAGCCGGTCCACGGCCGGGGCCAGCGCCGCCCGCACCTCGGGCCCGGCCAGCTCCCACAGGTCCGGCGGCGCGAGCAGGCCCCGCACCGGGGTGCTGTCGACACCGCCGCGCAGCAGCACCCCGGCCGCGGTACGCAGCAGCCCGAGGTCCGCGGTGAGCAGCCCCGGCGCGTCGAACGAGCCGCACAGCGCCACCACCCCGTCCCGGCTGACCCGGGCGTGGCTGGGCCGCAGCCCGTAGAGGCCGCACCACCCGGCCGGGATGCGCACCGAGCCGCCAGTGTCGGTGCCCAGGCCCAGCTCGGCGCTGCCGGACGCGACCGCCGCGGCGGTGCCGTTGGACGAGCCGCCGGTCAGGTGGCCGGGCGCGGCCGGGTTCTCCGGGGAGCCGTAGTGGGCGTTGGTGCCGAACAGGCTATACGCCATCTCGTCGGTATGGGTCTTGCCCGCCAGCCGGGCCCCGGCCGACAGCAGCGCCGCCACCGCGGCCGCGTCCCGGGTCGCGGGCGCGTGCGTGGCCAGCCACGTCGGGTTGCCCGCCCCGGTGGGCAGGCCGTCCACATCGAACAGGTCCTTGACGGCCAGCCGTATCCCGCTCAGCGGCCCGTCGGCCTCGGGCCGGTACGGCATCGTCGGCAGCCAGGGCACGTAGGGCGCGGCAATCACGTCGGTCACCGCCACACTCCTACCACGAACGTGGGGCCGGAGGAAGACGCACCGGCGACGTAGCGTGGCGGCCATGACCGACGTCCTGTCCCGCCCCGCCCTCAACCGCGCCACGCTCGCCCGGCAGCTGCTGCTGGAACGGGCCGACCTGCCCGCCGAGCAGGCGGTCGCACGGCTGGCCGGGATGCAGGCGCAGGCGCCGAACCCGCCGTACACCGGGCTGTGGGCGCGGCTGGCCGGGTTCGCGCCCGAGCACCTGTCCCAGCTGGTCACCGAGCGCAAGGTGGTGCGGATCGCGCTGATGCGCGGCACGATCCACCTGGTCACCGCCGCCGACTGCCTGCTGCTGCGGCCGGTGGTCCAGCCCGTGCTCGACCGGCAGTTGCAGCACACCTTCGGCAGGCGGCTGACCGGTCTGGAACTCGCCGAGGTCGCGGCGCACGGCCGTGAGCTGGTCGAGCGGCAGCCGCTGACCTTCGCCGAGCTGGGCGAGCGGCTGGCCCGGCGCTGGCCCGGCCACGACGCCGACGCGCTCGCGCCGGTGGTGCGCACCCGCGTGCCGCTGGTGCAGGTGCCGCCGCGCGGGCTGTGGAACACCAGCGGCCAGGCCGCGCACACCTCGGCCGAGGCCTGGCTGGGCAGCGCGCTGCCGCAGCCGTCGGTGGACGGGGCGGTGCTGCGCTACCTGGCCGCGTACGGCCCGGCGAGCGTGCGCGACGCGCAGACCTGGTCGGGGCTGACCAGGCTGCGCGAGGTCTTCGACCGGCTGCGGCCCGGCCTGGTCACCTTCACCGACGAGTCCGGCACCACCCTGTACGACCTGCCCGACGCGCCCCGCCCGCCCGCCGACACGCCCGCGCCGGTCCGGCTGCTGGGCGAGTTCGACAACATGCTGCTGTCGTACGCCGACCGCTCCCGCGTCCTGTCTGAGCCGCACCGGGCCAGGGTGTTCACGGTCAACGGCATCATCCGGGCCACGGTGCTGGTCGACGGCGCCGTGGCCGGGATGTGGCGGCTGGACCGCGGCCGCGGCACCGCCACGGTCACCGTCGAGCTGTTCGGGCCGCAGCCGGCGGCCGTCCGCGACGAGATCGCCGCCGAGGCCGCCGCCCTGCTGACCTTCGCCGCCCCGGACACGGCCCACGACATCCGGCTAACGTGAGTCGGCCGGAACCACTACGAACTGGCCCATCATCCCCGCGTCCTCGTGGGCGAGCAGGTGGCAGTGGAACATGTACGCCGTGTTCGGGTCCGCGTAGTCGGCGAAGCGCATGACCAGCTCGTACGGCCGGTTCGGCGGCAGGTACACGGTGTCCTTCCAGCCCGCCAGCCACGGCGGCGGTGCGTGGCCGTCCACGCTCGCGACCTGGAACTGCACGTCGTGGATGTGGAAGTTGTGCGGCGTCCCGTCGTTGTTGACCACCCGCCACACCTCGGTCGTGCCGAGCACCGGCGCGGCGTCGACCCGGGCCGGCTCCATGCCCTTGCCGTTGATCGCGTGCCCGCCGAGGCTGAACGACCGCCGCTGCGCCGCGCCGGACGGGTCGAGGCGTGGCACGTCCACCAGCCGCTCCGGCACCTGCGGACGTGCCACGGCCCCACTCGACACCCGCAGCTGCAGGATGTCGAGGGTGTCCGCGCCGCCGGAGAACCGGTCGAACAGCGGCGTCCCCAGCTGCGGCGGGTAGCTGCGCAGCACGACCCGCTCGCCCGGCGCCACGGTCACCACGATCTCGGCCCGCTCCCCCGGCGACAGCATGATCCGCGATAGGTCGGCCCGCCGCGGCAGCAGCCCGCCGTCGCTGCCGACCAGCGCGAACGTACGCCCGTCGGCGAACCCGAAGTCGTAGGAGCGCGCGTTGGACGCGTTCAGCAGCCGCAACCGCACCCGCTGCGTGGTGACCTCCAGGTACGGCCCGACCGTCCCGTTGACCGCGACCGTGTCGCCGAGCACGCCGATGCCGCTCAGGAACGGGGCGGTGTCGTCGAGCCGCCCGTCGCCGTGGAACTTCTTGTCCTGGACGATCACCGGGAAGTCGTCGACGCCGTACTCGTGCGGCAGCGCCGCCACGTCGGTGGCCGGGTCGTCGACCAGGAACATCCCGGCCAGGCCCTGGTACACGTGCTGCGCGGTCCGCCCGTGCGGGTGCGGGTGGTACCAGAGCGTCGCGGCGGGCTGGTCGATCTGCCAGGTCGGCGACCAGGTCGTGCCGGGTTCGATGCCCTGGTACGGCCCGCCGTCCATGCCCGCGGGCAGGTGCATGCCGTGCCAGTGCAGCGTGGTCGCCTCGTCCAGCCCGTTGGCGACGTCGACGACGACCTGCTCGCCCCGGGCCGCCCGCAGCGTCGGGCCGAGGTACGACCCGCCGTACCCCCGGGTCGGGGTGGCGCCGTGCCCGAAGTCGTGCGTGCCCGCCTGGGCCTTCAGCTCGAACACGCGCCGCCCCTGCGCGTCGAGGTGCGACGGGGCCAGCGGCGGCACCGCCAGCGGCCGGGTGAAGTCCACCTGGTCGGCGGTGGACAGCACCGCGCTGTTCCACACCCAGACCCCCGCGCCCGTACACAGCCCGCACAGCACCAGCACCGTCACGACCAGCACCACGAGTACCTGCCTGAGCCGCACCCTGATCCCCGTCCCTCTTCCGTCCCGCATGGTCGAAGGGAGGGTGGCGCAGGGGGCCGGGCGCCGTCGAGGGATCGACGCCGATACCAGGGCAGAAGTCAGGGGAACCCCGAGCCGGGCTCGTGGCCTGTGTCGGAGTTCACCCGGATAAGTAAGGTGAGGTTCGCCGAGAGAGCGCTTACCTTCGTGGGGTGAGCGCCGACAGATCAACCCGTACCCCCTGGCCGGTGGCAGCGCTGGTGCTGTTCACGGCCTCGACCTTCCTGTCGGTGACCACCGAGATGCTGCCCACGGGCCTGCTCACCGCGATGAGCCGCGACCTGCACGCCTCCGAGGCCCGCGTCGGCATCCTCGTCACCGGGTACGCCCTGATGGTCGCCCTGTTCGCCGCCCCGCTCGGCCGGGCCACCGCGCGCATCCGCCGCCGCGTCCTGTTCACCGGCGCCCTGGCCGGGTACGCCGCCAGCAACGTGCTGATGGCCGTGGCCACGGTGTACCCCGTCGCCGCCGTCGCCCGCCTCACCGGCGGCCTCACCCACGGCCTGTTCTGGGCCATGCTCGCCGGGTACATCGCCCGCATGGTCGACCCGGCCCGGCTCGGCCGCGCCATGACCCTGGTCTTCACCGGCGGCACGCTGGCGATCCTGCTCGGCGTCCCGGCGGGCACCGCGCTGGGCGTCGCGGTCGGCTGGCGCATGGCGTTCGTCGTGCTCGCGGCCGTGTCGCTGCTGCTGGTGCTGCTCGGCTGGCGCATCCTGCCCGACCTGCCCGGCGCCGACGGCGCCGACGAGCTCAGCCTGCTCCAGGTGCTGCGCACCCCGGCGGTGACCGTGGTCGTGCTCACCACCGCCGTCACCATGCTCGGCTTCTTCAGCTTCTTCACCTACATCTCCCCGTTCCTGCTGCACGCGGGCGTGAGCGAGCAGGGCCTGAGCCCGGTGCTGCTCGGCTACGGCGTCGCCGGGGCGGTCGGGCTGTTCGTGACCGGCCTGCTCATCGACAAGCGGCCCCGCGTCGCCATGCTCGGCGGCGCCGTCCTGCTGACGGGGGCGCTGGCGCTGATGGCCGTCGGCCGCGGCTCGGTCCCGCTGGCCGTGATCGGCGCCTGCCTGGCCGGCATGGCACTGAACTCGCAGGCCCTGGGCGTGCAGGCGGCCACCCTGCGGGCCGCCCCGGCCGGGGCCACCGACACCGCGTCGGCCCTGAACGCGTCGGCGTTCAACATCGGCATCGGCGGCGGCGCGCTGGCCGGCGGGCTCGTCCTGGATTCGTTCGGCGTGGCCGCGTTGCCGCTGGTCGCGGCCGTGCTGACCGGCATCGGCCTGGTCGGTGTGGCGGCCGGGCGGCGCAACGGGTTCCCCGCCACAGTCCCCCTGTGACCCTTTCCAGGTCACGGGCGGGCAGAATGGCCACGTGACGACGTCCATTGCACAGCGCATCGCCGAGGAGCTCGGCGTACGGCAGAACCAGGTCACCGCGGCGGTCGAGCTGCTCGACGGCGGAGCGACGGTCCCGTTCGTCGCGCGTTACCGCAAGGAGGTGACCGGGGCACTGGACGACGCACAGCTGCGCACGCTGGAGGAGCGGCTGCGCTACCTGCGCGAGCTGGAGGAGCGGCGCGGCACGATCCTGGAGTCGATCCGGTCCCAGGGCAAGCTCGACGACGCCCTCGAAGCGCTGATCATGGGGGCGGACTCGAAGGCCCGGCTGGAGGACATCTACCTGCCGTACAAGCCCAAGCGCCGCACCAAGGCCATGATCGCCCGCGAGGCCGGGCTGGAGCCGCTGGCCGACACGCTGATCGGCGACCCGTCGCAGGACCCGCAGGCCACCGCCGCAGGCTACGTCGACGCCGACCGGGGCGTGGCCGACGTCGCCGCCGCGCTCGAAGGCGCCCGGTCGATCCTGGTCGAGCGCTTCGGCGAGGACGCCGACCTGATCGGCGCGCTGCGCGAGCAGATGTGGACCCGGGGCCGGCTGGTCTCGAAGATGCGCGAGGGCAAGGCCGACGACGGGGCGAAGTTCTCCGACTACTTCGACTTCTCCGAGCCGTACGCCAAGCTGCCCTCGCACCGCATCCTGGCCATGTTCCGGGGCGAGAAGGAGGAGGTCCTCGACCTCGTCACCGAGCCCGACGAGCCCGCGCCCGAGGGCGCCCCGGCCGGGCCGACCATCTTCGAGCAGCGCATCGCGGCCAAGTTCGGCATCTCCGAGCGCGGCCGCCCCGCCGACAAGTGGCTCAACGACACCGTCCGCTGGGCCTGGCGCACCCGCATCCTGGTCCACCTGGGCCTGGACCTGCGCACCCGGCTGTTTCAGGCCGCCGAGGAGGAGGCGGTGCGGGTCTTCGCGATGAACCTGCGCGACCTGCTGCTGGCCGCCCCGGCGGGCACCCGCGCCACGATGGGCCTGGACCCGGGCTTCCGCACCGGCGTCAAGGTCGCCGTCGTCGACGCCACCGGCAAGGTCGTCGCGTACGAGACCATCTACCCGCACGTGCCGGCGAACCGCTGGAACGAGTCCCTGGCGACGCTGGCCAAGCTGTGCGCCGCGCACAAGGTCGAGCTGATCGCGATCGGCAACGGCACCGCCTCCCGCGAGACCGACAAGCTCGCCACGGACCTGATCAAGATGGCGCCGCAGCTCAACCTCACCAAGATCGTGGTGTCGGAGGCGGGCGCGTCGGTCTACTCGGCGTCGGCGTACGCCTCGCAGGAGCTGCCCAGCCTCGACGTCTCCATCCGGGGCGCGGTCTCCATCGCCCGCCGCCTCCAGGACCCGCTCGCCGAGCTCGTCAAGATCGACCCGAAGTCGATCGGCGTCGGCCAGTACCAGCACGACCTGTCCGAGGTGAAGCTGTCGCGCTCGCTGGACGCCGTCGTCGAGGACTGTGTGAACGGCGTCGGCGTCGACGTGAACACCGCGTCGGCCCCGCTGCTGGCCCGGGTCTCCGGCATCAGCGCCGGGCTGGCCGAGAACATCGTGCTGCACCGCGACGCCAACGGGCCGTTCCGGTCCCGTACCGCGCTCAAGGACGTGGCGCGGCTGGGCCCGAAGGCGTTCGAGCAGTGCGCGGGCTTCCTGCGCATCCCCAACGGCGACAACCCGCTCGACGCCTCCAGCGTGCACCCCGAGTCATACCCGGTGGTGCAGCGGATCCTGAAGCAGAACGCCGTCGAGATGGCCAAGCTGGTCGGCAACGGCTCGCTGCTGCGCACCCTCAAGCCCGCCGAGTACGCCGACGACGTCTTCGGCCTGCCGACGGTCACCGACATCATCAAGGAGCTGGAGAAGCCCGGCCGCGACCCGCGCCCGGCCTTCAAGACCGCCTCGTTCAAGGACGGCGTCGAGAAGATCGGCGACCTCCAGCCCGGCATGCTGCTGGAGGGCGTGGTCACGAACGTGGCCGCGTTCGGCGCGTTCGTCGACATCGGCGTCCACCAGGACGGCCTGGTGCACGTGTCGGCGCTGTCGCACACGTTCGTCAAGGACCCGCGCGACGTGGTCAAGTCCGGTGACGTGGTCAAGGTCAAGGTGCTGGACGTGGACATCCCGCGCAAGCGCATCTCGCTGACCCTGCGCCTGGACGACGAGGCGACCCCGGCGGCCGGCGGCGGCAACCGCCCCGGCGGCCAGCGCGGCGGCGACAACCGCAGCGGCGGTGGCGGCGGCCAGCGCGGCGGCGGCGACCGGGGCGGCCAGCGCAGCGGCGGCGGGCAGCCCCGCCAGCAGCGCAACGAGCCGATCGCCAACAACGCCATGGCCGAGGCCCTGCGCCGCGCCGGCCTCGACAAGCTCCGCTGACGGGCCCAAGGTCATCCAAGTTGCCGGGCAATCGGTGGTATCGCACTCGCCATACCACCGATTGCCCGGCAACTCGACCGATCTTGGGGCGGCGGGACCACGCGACGACGATCTTCGGGGCAGCGCGACGAGCGCACACCGGTTACCTTGCCGAGCGTGACTCGCCCATGGCTGCGGCTGACCGCGCTCGTCCTCACGGCCGCCCTGACCGGCTGCTCCGTCAACGGCCCGGCGGACCGGGACGCCGATCCGCCCGCCGCCTGCGCCACCCCTGACGCGGTGACCGTCCAGACCGACTCCGCCGTATGGCAG
This window encodes:
- a CDS encoding Tex family protein; the encoded protein is MTTSIAQRIAEELGVRQNQVTAAVELLDGGATVPFVARYRKEVTGALDDAQLRTLEERLRYLRELEERRGTILESIRSQGKLDDALEALIMGADSKARLEDIYLPYKPKRRTKAMIAREAGLEPLADTLIGDPSQDPQATAAGYVDADRGVADVAAALEGARSILVERFGEDADLIGALREQMWTRGRLVSKMREGKADDGAKFSDYFDFSEPYAKLPSHRILAMFRGEKEEVLDLVTEPDEPAPEGAPAGPTIFEQRIAAKFGISERGRPADKWLNDTVRWAWRTRILVHLGLDLRTRLFQAAEEEAVRVFAMNLRDLLLAAPAGTRATMGLDPGFRTGVKVAVVDATGKVVAYETIYPHVPANRWNESLATLAKLCAAHKVELIAIGNGTASRETDKLATDLIKMAPQLNLTKIVVSEAGASVYSASAYASQELPSLDVSIRGAVSIARRLQDPLAELVKIDPKSIGVGQYQHDLSEVKLSRSLDAVVEDCVNGVGVDVNTASAPLLARVSGISAGLAENIVLHRDANGPFRSRTALKDVARLGPKAFEQCAGFLRIPNGDNPLDASSVHPESYPVVQRILKQNAVEMAKLVGNGSLLRTLKPAEYADDVFGLPTVTDIIKELEKPGRDPRPAFKTASFKDGVEKIGDLQPGMLLEGVVTNVAAFGAFVDIGVHQDGLVHVSALSHTFVKDPRDVVKSGDVVKVKVLDVDIPRKRISLTLRLDDEATPAAGGGNRPGGQRGGDNRSGGGGGQRGGGDRGGQRSGGGQPRQQRNEPIANNAMAEALRRAGLDKLR
- a CDS encoding multicopper oxidase family protein, which translates into the protein MRLRQVLVVLVVTVLVLCGLCTGAGVWVWNSAVLSTADQVDFTRPLAVPPLAPSHLDAQGRRVFELKAQAGTHDFGHGATPTRGYGGSYLGPTLRAARGEQVVVDVANGLDEATTLHWHGMHLPAGMDGGPYQGIEPGTTWSPTWQIDQPAATLWYHPHPHGRTAQHVYQGLAGMFLVDDPATDVAALPHEYGVDDFPVIVQDKKFHGDGRLDDTAPFLSGIGVLGDTVAVNGTVGPYLEVTTQRVRLRLLNASNARSYDFGFADGRTFALVGSDGGLLPRRADLSRIMLSPGERAEIVVTVAPGERVVLRSYPPQLGTPLFDRFSGGADTLDILQLRVSSGAVARPQVPERLVDVPRLDPSGAAQRRSFSLGGHAINGKGMEPARVDAAPVLGTTEVWRVVNNDGTPHNFHIHDVQFQVASVDGHAPPPWLAGWKDTVYLPPNRPYELVMRFADYADPNTAYMFHCHLLAHEDAGMMGQFVVVPADSR
- a CDS encoding MFS transporter: MAALVLFTASTFLSVTTEMLPTGLLTAMSRDLHASEARVGILVTGYALMVALFAAPLGRATARIRRRVLFTGALAGYAASNVLMAVATVYPVAAVARLTGGLTHGLFWAMLAGYIARMVDPARLGRAMTLVFTGGTLAILLGVPAGTALGVAVGWRMAFVVLAAVSLLLVLLGWRILPDLPGADGADELSLLQVLRTPAVTVVVLTTAVTMLGFFSFFTYISPFLLHAGVSEQGLSPVLLGYGVAGAVGLFVTGLLIDKRPRVAMLGGAVLLTGALALMAVGRGSVPLAVIGACLAGMALNSQALGVQAATLRAAPAGATDTASALNASAFNIGIGGGALAGGLVLDSFGVAALPLVAAVLTGIGLVGVAAGRRNGFPATVPL